CGGGTGGCCATCTCGGCGTAGGACAGCTCGGCCATCTCCTTGATGTCCGCGCCCGCGGCGAAGACCTTCGGCCCGCCGTAGACGATCACCGACCGCACGTCGGCGCGCTCGGCCGCCTCCAGCGCGGCGGCCCGGATCTCCTCCTGGACCTGCCTGTTGAGCGCGTTCATCGGGGGGCGGTCCAACCGGATGGTGCCGATCCCGCCCTCGACTTCGAGCGCCACGAACTCAGCCACGCAGTCCTCCTCGACCCGTGTGTCGGTAGACCCCGCAGGTTACCCCTCGGTAGCCTGCGCGCCGGCCGAGACCGCTCACGCCTGCTTGCGGCGCGCGAAGTACCTCTCGCCCGACCGCTGGAGCTCCAGCGGCTGGTCGAAGGTCTTCGACAGGTTCTCCTCGGTCAGCACGTCGTCCAGCAGGCCCTGCGCCACGATGCCGCCGTCGCGCAGCAGCAGCACGTGGGTGAAGCCCGGCGGGATCTCCTCCACGTGGTGCGTGACCAGCACCATCGCCGGCGCGTCCGGGTCGAGGGCCAGCTCCGACAGCCGGGCCACCAGGTCCTCGCGGCCGCCCAGGTCCAGGCCCGCGGCCGGCTCGTCGAGCAGCAGCAGCTCCGGGTCGGTCATCAGCGCCCGCGCGATCAGCGTGCGCTTGCGCTCGCCCTCGGACAGGGTGCCGAAGGTGCGCTCGGCCAGGTGACCGATGCCCAGCGCGGCCAGCAGCTCCTTCGCCCGACCGGTGTCGAGCTTGTCGTACTCCTCGCGCCAGCGGCCCAGCACCGCGTACCCGGCGCTGACCACCAGGTCGACGACCTTCTCCTCGTTGGGCACGCGGTTGGCCAGCGCGGCCGAGCACAGCCCGATGCGGGGGCGCAGCTCGAACACGTCGGTGCGCCCGATGCGCTCCCCGAGCAGGTGCACCCTGCCCTTGGTGGGGTGCAGCTCGGCGCTCGCCAGCCGCAGCAGCGTGGTCTTGCCCGCGCCGTTCGGGCCGAGCACCACCCACCGCTCGTCCAGCTCCACGCCCCAGTCGACGTCCCCCACCAGCGTGGTCTTGCCCCGTCGAACCGAAACACCCTGCATGTGGATGACCAGATCTTCGTTTTCCACGCTCGTCCTCGCCCCGATCGACACCTTCCCGCGCCATTGTTCTGCAAGGGCCGTGGCGGCCGGCGCGGCGGGGCGGTTGATGTGACGTTGTCGTAGCGCGGCGTGCTCGTTCCCGAACCGTCGGTGCGTACTGGGAGGATCGGACCATGCCCGCCGACTCGATCCTGCTCGCCGGCCGACCGTTCCCCCTCGGGGCGCACCCCGAGGCCGGAGGCGTGCGCTTCGCCGTCTCCGCGCCGCCCGCCGAGGCCGTTGAGGTGTGCCTGATCAGCGAAGACGGCTCCGAGGAACGGGTGGAGCTGACCGAGCGCACGTTCGGCGTGTGGCACGGGCTGATCTCCGGCGTGACGCCCGGCCAGCGCTACGGCTACCGGGTGCACGGCCCGTACGACCCGTCGCGCGGGCTGCGGTGCAACCCGGCGAAGATCCTCGTGGACCCGTATGCGACGAGGATCACGGGCGGGCTCACCGACCTGGACGCGGCGCTGGGCTACGAGGGCGACCCGATGCTCGGCGGCCCGTCGCCGGTGGACTCGCTGGGCAGCGTGCCGCTGTCGGTGGTGACCTCGCCCGGCGGGCCCGACACGGGCGTGAAGCCCGAGGTGCCGTTCGAGGAGGCGGTGGTCTACGAGCTGCACGTGCGGGGGTTCACCAAGCGGCACCCCGGCGTGCCCGAGCACCTGCGCGGCACCTACCTGGGGCTGGCCCACCCGGTCGTGGTCGAGCACCTGGTGCGGCTGGGCGTGACCTCGGTCGAACTGCTGCCCGTGCAGGCGTTCGTCGACGAGCCGTCGCTGATCAAGGGCGGGCGGCGCAACTACTGGGGCTACTCGCCGCTGAACTGGTTCGCGCCGCACCCCGGCTACGCCAGCGAGCCGGGCCGGGAGGTCGAGGAGTTCCGCACCATGGTGTCCGCGCTGCACGCCGCGGGCATCGAGGTGATCGTCGACGTGGTCTACAACCACACCTGCGAGGGCGGGCCGGACGGGCCCACGCTGTGCTACCGCGGGTTCGACGCCCCCGGCTACTACCTGCACATCGAGGGCGGCGGCACGCTCGACATCACCGGCTGCGGCAACACCACCGAGGCGGCGTCGCCGCAGTTCGTGCGGCTGGTGACCGACTCGCTGCGGTACTGGGCGACCGAGATGGGCGTGGACGGGTTCCGGTTCGACCTGGCCTCCACCCTCGGGCGGCCCGGCGGGCGCGGGTTCGACCGGGCGTCGGCGATGCTGACCGCGATCACCACCGACCCGGTGCTGTCGCGGTGCAAGCTGATCGCCGAGCCGTGGGACGCCACCGGCGACGGGTACCGGGTGGGCGACTTCGGCGTGCAGTGGGCCGAGTGGAACGGCCGCTACCGCGACACCGTGCGCGACTTCTGGCGCGGCACGACCAACGTGCGCGACCTGGCCTACCGGCTGTCCGGGTCGTCCGACCTGTACGCCGACGACCTGCGGCGGCCGTGGCAGTCGATCAACTTCGTCACCGCGCACGACGGGTTCACCCTGCGCGACCTGGTCTCCTACAACGGCAAGCACAACCTGGCCAACGGCGAGGACAACCGGGACGGCACCGACGACAACCGGTCGTGGAACTGCGGCGCCGAGGGCGAGACGGACGACCCGGAGGTGCTGGCGCTGCGCGCGCGGCAGGCCCGCAACCTGTTCGCCACCCTGCTGCTGTCCACCGGCACCCCCATGATCACCGCCGGTGACGAGCTGTGGCGCACGCAGCGGGGCAACAACAACGCCTACTGCCTGGACGACGCGACGTCGTGGGTGGACTGGGCACTGTCGCCGGAGGCCGAGTCGGTGCTGGCCTTCGCCCGGCGGGTGATCAACCTGCGGGCGGACAGCCCGGCGCTGCGGCAGCCGGAGTTCTTCGACGGCCGCACCACGCCGTCGGGCGCGCCGGACCTGGTGTGGTTCCGCGCCGACGGCGAGGAGATGGCCGAGACGGACTGGTTCGACGACGGCCGGCGGTTCCTGGGCATGTGGATCGACGGGTCCACGTCGCTGTCCCGGTCCCGCGACGGCGAGCTGGTGTCGGACCACTCGTGGCTGCTCCTGCTGCACGCGGGCGCCGACCCGGTGGACGTCACCCTCCCCGGGCCCGAGTACGGCGGGCGCTACGAGCCGGTGCTCGACACCACCACCGCCGACGGGTCGCCGGCCGCGCCGGTCTCGCTGGCGGCCGGGACGATGGTCACGCTCAGTGGCCGATCGCTGGTGCTGTTCCGCGTGCCCGAGTAAGTTCGCCGGCCGCTCCCGAGGGGTACCCGGGTCGGTGTCCGACGCATTCCTGCCTGCTGGGACGACCTGCGTCGGCCGCCGGCCCGTGGCACCATGCAGGAGTGCCCCGACGGCTGCTGACCTGGTGCGACCGCACGATCGACCTCCTGCTGGTGGCGTCGTGCGGCTGTAGCGGGACGCGGCGCGGCCGGTTGGGCCACCCGTTGACCTGACGGCGCCGCGTCGCGTCTTGATCGCTACCCCGCACTTCCCCGTAGCCTTCGAGGAGCGACACACCGTGACGACCACGATCCCAGGTGCCTACCTGCACCCGAAGCTGGACGTGCAGCTGCTGCGCGACATCATCCACCCCGACCGCGACCTGTGGACGCCGCGCGAGCTGCGCGAGCTGACCTCGACCGTGGCGGCCGAGCTGACCAGCCCGCTGCTGGAGGTCCTGGAGTACTCCGCGGAGCGCCGCTGGTGGGTCCGGCTGGGGCTGACCACCGGCGTCGAGCTGTGGCTGCTGAGCTGGTTGCCCGGTCAGGGCACCGAGCCGCACGACCACGGCGGGGCGGCCGGGTCGTTCACCGTGCTGACCGGCGAGCTGGCCGAGGACTACCGGTACCCGGGTGGGCCGGTCCGCAGCGCCGCGCGGCCGGTGGGCAGCGCGCTCGGGTTCGGGGCGGGCCGGGCGCACCAGGTGGTCAACCGGGGGCCGGTGGGCGCGGCCAGCGTGCACGCCTACTCCCCGCCGCTCGTGCCGACCCGCGAGTACCCGAGCCTGGCCGACGTGCCGGACGTGATCGAGGCGCTGCCCGCGCAGCGCCTGCCGCTGGACCAGCTGGACCTGCTGACCGAACTGGAGGGCCCGTGAGCGCGGAGCGGTTGCTGGACGAGGCGCGGCGCGACCTGCGCCGCGTGACCCCCGACGACCTGGCGGACCTGCCGGACGCCCTGGTGGTCGACATCCGCCCCCAGCACAACCGCGCCGCGGAGGGCGAGGTACCCGGCTCGATCCCCGTGGAGCGCATCGTCCTGGAGTGGCGCCTCGACCCGACCGGCGACCACCGCATCCCCGGCTTCACCGCCGACACCACCGTGGTCGTCGTCTGCAACGAGGGCTACGCCTCCAGCCTGGCCGCCCGCGACCTCCAGCGCCTCGGCCTCCCCAACGCCACCGACCTGGTGGGCGGCTTCCGCGCCTACGCCGCCGCCGGCCTCCCCACCCGCCCGGGCCCCACACCCCCCATCACCTAACTCCCACCCACCCCCGCGCGTGTCCTCCACTCCAACACCACGTGTCCTCCAGTCCGACACCGCGAGTCGAACCTTCCGGACCCCCGTGTCGAACCTCCCGGACCCCCGAGTTCCACATTCGCAGAGCCCAGGCGCTCGACCTGGGGGGCGTGAACGTGGAACTCGGGGGTTCTGAACGTTCGACACGACGGGTCTGAACGTTCGACTCGCGGTGTCTGGGTGGAGGACACGCGGTGTCGGAGTGGAGGACTCGCGGGGAACCGGGGTGGGGGTGGGTGCGTCTGGTGGTGGGTGTGGAAGGTGCTGACCGCGGTCGTCGTGGTGGTGTTGGCGGTTTGGCGGCCCGGGGTGGCGGTGTTCGGCGGGGCCGCGGTGGGGGCCTGGGCGGTGTACGCGCTGGTCAGCGGCGGGTTGCTGGTCGGGGCGCTGCTGTGCGGGGTGCGGGTGTCGCTGGTCGTGGTCGGGGTCGGCGGTGAGGTGCGGACCTGGACTCGGCCCGGGCGGCGGGTGGTGTGGCGGACCGTGCCGCTGGTGGTGGCGGTCGGGTTGACGTCGGTCAAGGCGCCGGTGCGGTGGCGGTTGTGGGGGGCCGCGGTGACCGCCGCGGTCGGGGTGGGGGCGGTGGTCGTGGCTGCTTGGGGGGCGGCTGACTGGGGTGCGGGCGGCTGGGGGTGGGCCGGGAGCAGCGGGGAGCCGGGGTGGCGGGAGTTCTGGCTCGGGTTCGCGGTGGCCGGGACGGCGGTGGTGGGCAACGCGCTGTGGCCGCGGCGGGTGCCGGGGATGACGTCGATCGGGTGGTTCCTGTTCGCGTTGCCCCGGCTGGCGGGGCGGCCGCTGGAGGAGTACGAGGCGATGCCGCTGGTCACCCGGGTGACGGACGCGCTCGCGGTGGGGAGGCTCGACGAGGCCGACGCGGTGTCGGCGGAGCTGCTGGAGCGCCACCCGGGGTTGCTGGTGGCCGCCGGGGCGCGGATCGCGACCTTGACCCTGCGCACGCGGTACGCCGAGGCGTTGCAACTGGTCACGTCGATGGTCGGCCGGCGGGACCTGGAACCCCGGGACATGGCGTTCGTGCTGGCGC
This portion of the Saccharothrix syringae genome encodes:
- a CDS encoding cysteine dioxygenase translates to MTTTIPGAYLHPKLDVQLLRDIIHPDRDLWTPRELRELTSTVAAELTSPLLEVLEYSAERRWWVRLGLTTGVELWLLSWLPGQGTEPHDHGGAAGSFTVLTGELAEDYRYPGGPVRSAARPVGSALGFGAGRAHQVVNRGPVGAASVHAYSPPLVPTREYPSLADVPDVIEALPAQRLPLDQLDLLTELEGP
- a CDS encoding ABC transporter ATP-binding protein, whose protein sequence is MQGVSVRRGKTTLVGDVDWGVELDERWVVLGPNGAGKTTLLRLASAELHPTKGRVHLLGERIGRTDVFELRPRIGLCSAALANRVPNEEKVVDLVVSAGYAVLGRWREEYDKLDTGRAKELLAALGIGHLAERTFGTLSEGERKRTLIARALMTDPELLLLDEPAAGLDLGGREDLVARLSELALDPDAPAMVLVTHHVEEIPPGFTHVLLLRDGGIVAQGLLDDVLTEENLSKTFDQPLELQRSGERYFARRKQA
- a CDS encoding rhodanese-like domain-containing protein; its protein translation is MSAERLLDEARRDLRRVTPDDLADLPDALVVDIRPQHNRAAEGEVPGSIPVERIVLEWRLDPTGDHRIPGFTADTTVVVVCNEGYASSLAARDLQRLGLPNATDLVGGFRAYAAAGLPTRPGPTPPIT
- the glgX gene encoding glycogen debranching protein GlgX — translated: MPADSILLAGRPFPLGAHPEAGGVRFAVSAPPAEAVEVCLISEDGSEERVELTERTFGVWHGLISGVTPGQRYGYRVHGPYDPSRGLRCNPAKILVDPYATRITGGLTDLDAALGYEGDPMLGGPSPVDSLGSVPLSVVTSPGGPDTGVKPEVPFEEAVVYELHVRGFTKRHPGVPEHLRGTYLGLAHPVVVEHLVRLGVTSVELLPVQAFVDEPSLIKGGRRNYWGYSPLNWFAPHPGYASEPGREVEEFRTMVSALHAAGIEVIVDVVYNHTCEGGPDGPTLCYRGFDAPGYYLHIEGGGTLDITGCGNTTEAASPQFVRLVTDSLRYWATEMGVDGFRFDLASTLGRPGGRGFDRASAMLTAITTDPVLSRCKLIAEPWDATGDGYRVGDFGVQWAEWNGRYRDTVRDFWRGTTNVRDLAYRLSGSSDLYADDLRRPWQSINFVTAHDGFTLRDLVSYNGKHNLANGEDNRDGTDDNRSWNCGAEGETDDPEVLALRARQARNLFATLLLSTGTPMITAGDELWRTQRGNNNAYCLDDATSWVDWALSPEAESVLAFARRVINLRADSPALRQPEFFDGRTTPSGAPDLVWFRADGEEMAETDWFDDGRRFLGMWIDGSTSLSRSRDGELVSDHSWLLLLHAGADPVDVTLPGPEYGGRYEPVLDTTTADGSPAAPVSLAAGTMVTLSGRSLVLFRVPE